From one Plasmodium yoelii strain 17X genome assembly, chromosome: 12 genomic stretch:
- a CDS encoding heptatricopeptide repeat-containing protein, putative codes for MNMIKNVHLIRKGRPNYGFGMRWALKHLREYGKEGKSEFLKCYEKKTMNSVTNKIGNKNVFEDYKKMEIGKVLILILNNLKNGIIEKETGGNKNKMNNKIENIIDHIFKNNLIINNLNFIQFNMLLTVIHKSEIKVKNDILFYIVVLLNKKILSFSNDINNTNSSWINIINLLSGISKNNKNLIHLIHKNIGNDLNNNEKEIETKKCGERNMFDSSFSEKFVYRIIKNSCDYSIREISLLLHSCYYLNIKNDEIFNFIFDKLTKNDYYFNSLDLHIFVYSVYKLNLLSYVNFMERIKKDILKNIDNFSNSQIINILLAYTHFFHYYHLKDKKNVLEIDEFISIIFDKCMKRINFFMNKEFCNFLNFILQNDIYLDNKKRHEFFRIISSLLEKNKYYENKLILNKMTDIDIFTIVNFIYKYLYNDNGIFQLKDVAFYNLDKYIIELIMKKKIKENLLTYIIHYSKCRVVSPISMNHLTCFLKHININLLEFKMKVILLTSIDRLIEMNKNSSNDNNSNEITEETYILKYYLELFKGIHKDLTDYVFIREYNNNHVGATVIKNICTQNKKELFSTIDIKEIIKIIKKGKDNNENVAKKNDNIILRSPIENEIEKIKETLFNNLNEYIIKNEIIELFPQLLTNKTVDINLLNKIEYVVNKVMIEIKNNLLEKNNEKFYTTINIINKRERIGLSFLQTLNLCNEGIFIKNNSIAQFVNNKKIILKYTEYIDKDKGKNIKDCFNFYVHMLLFDINNNLLFFVDNLLRKIWNVLINKHFNYEQNILNVIDIYSSIIKIDKSYYDVYTNHIYKLIFPKILYNYKSLGFKYLSLLFYSNLIHMFLHINSHSNYYKHANLSIELLLKLFDYFLNSVDEEVYNLFKFNIKELSECHERDQKNIQSCLFCPSLNELIYIYRTFYFFHFVELYKYMKIYQLKRLYTFYKILNYYTFNIKRFSIHEFTQTNKDTSNTHNSIVSSINSLLNRNKKINVACEYVVFPLFIIDILIYKN; via the exons ATGAACATGATCAAAAATGTGCACTTAATTCGAAAAGGGAGGCCTAATTATGGTTTTGGAATGAGATGGGCTTTGAAACATTTGAGAGAATATGGTAAGGAAGGAAAATcagaatttttaaaatgttatgaaaaaaaaacaatgaaTTCAGTTACTAACAAaataggaaataaaaatgtatttgaagattataaaaaaatggaaattgGAAAAGTTTTGATacttattttaaataatttgaaaaatgGGATAATAGAAAAGGAAACTGGAGggaataaaaacaaaatgaataataaaatagaaaatataatagatcatatttttaaaaataatttgatcataaacaatttaaattttattcaaTTTAACATGTTATTAACTGTAATTCATAAAAGtgaaataaaagtaaaaaatgatatactattttatatagtagtattattaaataaaaaaatattgtctttttcaaatgatataaataatacaaattcaTCATggattaatattattaatttactTTCTGGAATTtctaaaaacaataaaaatctTATTCATTTgattcataaaaatattggaaacgatttgaataataatgaaaaggaaattgaaacaaaaaaatgtggAGAAAGAAATATGTTTGATTCATCATTTTCTGAAAAATTTGTTTATaggattattaaaaatagttGTGATTATTCTATAAGAGAgatatctttattattacatagttgctattatttaaatataaaaaatgacgaaatatttaattttatttttgataaattaaCTAAAAacgattattattttaatagttTAGATCTACacatttttgtatattctGTGTACAAATTGAATTTACTCAGTTATGTAAATTTTAtggaaagaataaaaaaagacattttaaaaaatatagataatttttcaaatagccaaattattaatatattactaGCATATacccatttttttcattattatcatttgaaagataaaaaaaacgtTTTAGAAATAGATGAATttatatctatcatattTGATAAATGTATGAAaagaataaatttttttatgaataaagagttttgtaattttcttaattttattttgcaaaatgatatttatttagataataaaaagagACATGAATTTTTTAGGATAATTTCAAGTTTGctagaaaaaaacaaatattatgaaaataaattaattctaaataaaatgacaGACATAGATATTTTTACTATAgtcaattttatatataaatatttatataatgataatggAATATTTCAATTAAAGGATGTtgctttttataatttagataaatatatcatagaattaataatgaaaaaaaaaattaaagaaaatttgttaacatatattatacacTACTCTAAATGTAGAGTTGTTTCACCTATTAGTATGAATCATTTGACATGTTTTTTGaaacatattaatataaatttgttagAATTTAAAATGAAAGTGATTTTGCTAACATCTATTGATAGACTTATAGAgatgaataaaaatagtagtaatgataataattcaaATGAGATAACTGaagaaacatatattttgaaatattatcttgaattatttaaaggAATTCACAAAGACTTAACTGATTATGTATTTATACgcgaatataataataaccaTGTAGGGGCCACtgtgataaaaaatatttgcacacaaaataaaaaggagCTATTTTCCACTATCGATATTAAggagataataaaaataattaaaaaaggaaaagataataatgaaaatgttgctaaaaaaaatgataatataatattaaggAGTCCCATTGAAaatgaaatagaaaaaataaaagagacactttttaataatttgaatgaatatataataaaaaatgaaataatagaATTATTTCCACAActtttaacaaataaaactGTTGATATAAACCTTTTAAATAAGATAGAATATGTTGTAAATAAAGTTATgattgaaataaaaaataatttacttgaaaaaaataatgaaaaattttataccacaataaatattattaacaaacGTGAAAGAATAGGGTTATCTTTTTTACAGAcattaaatttatgtaatgaaggtatttttattaaaaataatagtatagCCCAatttgtaaataataaaaaaataatattaaaatatacagAATACATTGACAAAGATAAGGggaaaaatattaaagattgttttaatttttatgtgcATATGCTTTTATTTGATATAAACAATAATTTACTCTTTTTTGTGGATAATTTATTAAGAAAAATATGgaatgttttaataaataaacattttaatTATGAACAAAACATATTAAATGTTATTGACATTTATTCATCTATTATTAAAATAGATAAGAGTTATTATGATGTGTATACGaatcatatttataaattaatatttccaaaaatattatataattataaaagcttaggatttaaatatttatctcttttattttattctaatTTAATTCACATgtttttacatataaattCACATTctaattattataaacatGCTAATTTGTCGATCGAACTTTTGCTTAAACTGTtcgattattttttaaattcggTAGACGAGGAGgtgtataatttatttaaatttaatattaaagagTTATCAGAATGTCATGAAAGagatcaaaaaaatatacagaGTTGCTTATTTTGCCCATCTTTAAATGAATTAATCTACATATAtagaacattttatttttttcattttgttgaattatataaatacatgAAAATATACCAACTGAAGCGTCTTTATACCTTCtacaaaattttaaattattacacCTTTAACATTAAAAGGTTTTCAATACATGAGTTTACCCAAACCAATAAAG ATACTTCAAACACTCACAACTCTATCGTAAGTTCCATAAATTCCCTTCTcaatagaaataaaaaaataaatgttgcATGTGAATATGTTGtttttccattatttataatcgacattttaatatataaaaattaa
- a CDS encoding cytochrome c oxidase subunit ApiCOX18, putative — translation MRISKLANTQLNCMKNAKYFFSGYTGKHISDKDLVKKSDDWYIEETNFCLGRVTKLRFSEKDDMARRVLKIMDSQISKMYTRLRDGTVIPYMSFYLNDVIDKPAPNHQFIEQPLIKWTWDEAYDEAYEEE, via the exons atgAGAATTTCCAAACTGGCGAATACCCAGCTGAATTGCATGAAAAATGCaaagtatttttttagtgGATACACAGGGAAGCATATTTCTGATAAAGATTTAGTCAAAAAAAGTGATGACtg GTATATCGAAGAAACAAATTTTTGCTTGGGAAGAGTAACG AAATTGCGATTCTCGGAGAAAGATGACATGGCTAGAAgagttttaaaaattatggaCAGTCAAATAAGTAAAATGTATACAAGACTGAGAGACGGAACAGTTATTCCATATatgtcattttatttaaatgatgTAATAGATAAACCAGCCCCTAATCATCAATTTATTGAACAGCCACTAATAAAATGGACATGGGATGAAGCATATGATGAAGCTTATGAGGaagaataa